The Halictus rubicundus isolate RS-2024b unplaced genomic scaffold, iyHalRubi1_principal scaffold0162, whole genome shotgun sequence genomic interval ggatgggataggaaagaggataggatagaatagaggataggataggataggatagaggataggatacgatagaggataggataggatggaggataggataggattgaggctaggataggatagaggataggatacgatagaggataggataggatagaggataggataggatagaggataggataggatagtggataggatagaggattggataggatagaggataggaaacgatagaggataggataggatagagtataggattggattgaggataggataggatagaggatagaataggatagaggataggataggatagaggataggataggatagagtataggataggatagaggataggataggatagaggataggatagaggataggatagggtagaggataggataggggattggataggatagaggatattacaggatagaggataggattgaattgaggataggattgaatagaggataggataggatagagaatttgataggatagaggattggataggatagaggataggataggggattgataggatagagattaggatgggatagaggatattataggatagaggataggataggatagaggataggataggatagaggataggaaacgatagaggataggataggatagaggataggataggatagaggataggataggatagaggatatgataggatagaggataggataggatagaggataggataggatagaggataggataggatagaggatcggataggatagaggataggataggataggatagaggataggataggataggatagaggatagaataggataggatagagaataggataggatacatggtattatggggtagaggataggatagggtagaggatagaatacaggattggataggatagaggataggataggatagagaatttgataggatagaggattggataggatagaggataggataggggattgataggatagagattaggatgggatagaggatattataggatagaggataggataggatagaggatatgataagatagaggataggatagaatagaggacaggataggatagaggataaattaggatagaggataggataggatagaggataggataggataggatagagaataggataggatagaggataggataggatagaggataggacaggatagaggttaggataggatagaggataggataggatagaggataggataggataggatagaggataggataggatagaggataggataggatagaggataggatagtatagaggataggataggatagagggtaggataggatagaggataggataggatagaggataggataggatagaggataggataggatagaggatcggataggatagaggataggataggatagaggataggataggatagaggatagaataggataggatagaggatacgatagaggataggatagaggataggataggataggatagagaataggataggatacatggtattatggggtagaggataggatagggtagaggatagaatacaggattggataggatagaggataggaaacgatagaggataggataggatagagtataggattggattgaggataggataggatagaggatagaataggatagagtataggataggatagaggataggataggatagagtataggataggatagaggataggataggatagaggataggatagaggataggataggataggatagagaataggataggatacatggtattatagggtagaggataggatagggtagaggataggataggggattggataggatagaggataggataggatagagcatacgatagtggataggataagatagaggataggataggatagagtatattattggattgagtatattattggattgaggataggataggatagtggataggataagatagaggataggatagaatagagtacaggataggatagaggataggatacaggattgaataggacagaggataggataggatagagcatacgatagtggataggataggatagaggataggataggatagaggataggataggatagaggataggacaggatagaggataggataggatagaggataggataggatagaggataggataggataggatagaggataggataggatagaggataggataggatagaggataggataggatagaggataggataggatagaggataggataggatagaggataggataggatagaggataggataggatagaggataggataggatagaggatcggataggatagaggataggataggatagaggataggataggataggatagaggatagaataggataggatagaggatattacaggatagaggataggattgaattgaggataggattggatagaggataggataggatagagaatttgataggatagaggattggataggatagaggataggataggggattgataggatagagattaggatgggatagaggatattataggatagaggataggataggatagaggatatgataagatagaggataggatagaatagaggacaggataggatagaggataaattaggatagaggataggataggatagagaataggataggatagaggataggttaggattgaggataggataggatagagcatacgataggatagaggattggataggagagaggataggatggtatagagtataggataggatttcataaatgataggataggatagaggataggatagaattgaggatatgatagaattggggataggatagcatagaggataggatagaatacgggatacgataggattgaggctaggatagtgtttttcaatcatttaaaagacaggattcatagaagttcagattaaacaatgttcgaacttatactagaatgaaatacacaatttcccggttgaacaaattcttgcttcggcataaaaacctcgacggattacgaggaaaagccaaagcaagatgcaataaatttattctattaagcaactacaagaatttcgccgtacgaaagcccagtatcaaatagtgtttaaatatagataacgaggttagaaaatcggcgtttcaagcaatttacatgctaaaggacattttagtctaaaactaagagagctctcttaccgttaatactcaagtctctgcgcgtagtgatccacagcagagttccactggaactctgcacaattgccggctggcccatagggcactcctctgccggcagcactacggctagccttgcaatccgtcccagcttcgggattcactggaaaggagcttcaaagctgccaatgcccttggatctgtgagccggcctgggaggattcaagtattgccgaaccgagtgcgaaaccaaatctcctattacccggaatcactcgcgtgagcattcaaaccaaaaaagcaactcaattttcaattacgaactatcgcatgaaggacccgagtcgactctctccttctgacaagtaaattcaaccttttttctcaacacactctttctttgttttcgaccgtttccacaacaacgcctgcttgtcaatcgcgaccaccgtgaatcgctcgctagactcgcatatatatctacatgacgcgattatcgtcttccttcgcgatgatacgatcgacattacaaaatcgccgcgaacactcCGCCCGCCTTCGTCATCAGACGAACTACACACCATAATTTGAGAACATCGATCAACTCGGTTTGTTTCTACAtggtatataattttaatacaataatcaaattaaaatgacGTACGCAATACAAATTATAACTAGCTCAACTGTCTTTGTCCCCACAAGTCGATTCGTTCGACTTTTCGGAACTGTGTTGAATAAAAAGAGGACACAGGCGTGCGATATGTCGTCGCAAATTTGACGTAGCCGTTTTAACGGTGACGACTCTAACTAACCCGTCTGAACCGGGATGAACCTCTATCACACGTCCCAAAGGCCATTTCGAAGGCGGATAACGATCATCGCGTAATAAAACTAATTGTCCAATTGCAAAATTCTTAGTTTGACCTCGCCATTTTGAACGCTCTTGCAAATGTTGTATATATTCTGATGACCACCGCttccaaaaatcatttcgaatggCTTGAAGCAGATGAAAACGTTCTAAACAGTTTTCCGGTACATTGGAATAATCTTTATCAGGAATTAAACCAGGAATTTCGCCGATCAAAAAATGTGCAGGTGTCAAAACCCGTAAATCGtcaatatcagaatttaaaggaCATATTGGACGTGAGTTTAGACACAATTCTATTTCGGCGAGCACTGTAGAAAACTCTTCGAAAGTTAATATTCTATCACCGAGGACACGCTTGAGATGATACTTCACAGATCTTACTCCAGCCTCCCACAAACCTCCGTAATGAGGAGAATTCGCTGGAATAAATGTCCAAGATGTTCCATCATTCGCAAGAGACGCAGCAACgcttttataaaattcagaacCTGATTTAAACATACTTCGCAACTCTTTATCAGCAGCTTGAAAAGTAGTTGCATTGTCAGAAAAAAGATTCGTACAAATTCCGCGTCTACTCGCAAAACGTTTATAAGCGGCGAGAAAAATCTTAGTTGTAAGATCGCTAACCGCTTCAAGATGTATCGCTCGCGACGCAAAACAGATAACGAGCACTATATATCCCTTATAAGATTTGTGCCCTCGACCCTTAGAGCTTTTAATTTGAAAGGGACCGGCATAATCTAGACCTGACGTCGAAAATGGTCGAGCCGGAGTCACTCGTGAGACAGGCAAATTACCCATCATCTGATGAGCTAGACGTGGTTTGTTGCGTTGACAAACTATACAGTTCCTGATCGCAGTCTTAACTAAACGATTTCGACCCAAAATCCACGCATATTGCATCACAATATTAGAAGTAAGTGTTGGTCCCCCGTGAAAACATTTCCGATGCGCGTACCGTACTAATAAGCGACTAAGTGTCGAATCTCGCGGCAAAATCAGCGGATGTTTCTTTTCGTGAGGTAAACTTGAATTTCCAAGACGACCTCCTACCCGTAATAAACGATCCGTCTCATCATACATCGGATTTAAACTACATAAACCGTTGCGTTTAGGTAACGGCTTCCCATGTGATAAGAGTTCAATTTCTGATGCAAATGCGTGATTTTGAGCTAATCTAAACACAACATTTCGGGCCTCGTTCAATTCTATGGCTGTGAGATAAACAGGCAATGGAGTTAAACTACTTTTGCGTCTCTTAAGAACATTGAATGGACGTAAACAATATGCTACAACACGAATTAACAGAGAAAAGGAGGAAAATctacagaaaagttctggttcgcTCACAATTTGATCAACATGTAATACTTGAGGAGACGATGCCATCTTGGGCCAATGCTCGTCAGTCTTCACTAACCAATCAGGCCCGTTCCACCATAAATTACAATTGATCAAATTAGAGGGTTTACAACCTCGTGTCGCCAAATCTGCCGGATTCTCACGAGTCGGTACATGTGCCCAAATAACATTAGGTAATTCAGTCTGGATATAGGATACCCGATTCGCAACAAAGGTCTTCCAGCTACACGGATGTTTTCGAAGCCAAGTCAAAACAATTTGACTATCGGTCCACGCAAACATTGGGAAACCTTGCAAAAATTCCAAACCTTTTACATAACGCAAAAGTTTTACGAGCAACACTGCCCCGCACAACTCAAGATTCGGTATGCTCACAGTTTTGACAGGTGATACCTTGCATTTTGCAGTTAACAAAGAAACATGTACGCGATTGTTATCGTCAATCATTCGAATATAGACAACTGCAGCGAAAGCCCGCGATGAAGCGTCAGAAAATCCGTGAATCTGTGCATGTGAATTTAAAGATGCACCTAACCATCGGTTAATGGTTAACTTCGATAGCTCAGAAAGCGAACTGCAATACTGGAGCCATCGTTCTCGAAGGTCTATAGGTAACGTCTCGTCCCAATCGCATTTTACAATCCAAAGATCTTGCATTAAAATTTTAGCTGTAACCGTTATCGGCGCGAGCCACCCCAAAGGATCAAATAAACGCGCGATGTTTGATAAAACAGTTCGTTTCGTCATTGCTTTAACCAGCTCTTCGAAATTTACAGCGACAAAACTGAATTCATCAGACGTTGGATTCCAACGAATACCTAGAGCTTTCACTAATTCGTCATCTGCGATGCTTTTTTGGTCAATGTTCTCATATTGCGAAGATTTCGTAGGCAACAAATCATTATGATTCGCGGCCCACTTGTCGAGTTCAATTCCTGCTGTACGTAACATATCGACTAGTTCTTGACGCGTTTTCAAGGCATCAGAGAGATCATCTGCTCCGGCAAATATATCGTCTACATACGTATTAGAATTTAGGCAAGCAGCACCGAGTGGAAATCGAGCACCCTCATCGATTGCTACTTGCTGAAGTGTGCGAATCGCATGGTAAGGAGCACATGCTGTGCCATAAGTCACTGTTGTGAGACGATAATCAACAGGGGGATCCGAATGACTAGGAGACCATACGATTCGTTGAAAATCTCTCTGTTCCGACGCAACATAAATCTGACGAAACATCTTAACAACATCGGTCGTGAATACGAAGTGGTATCGACgccaattcaataaaattagacATAAATCGCGTTGAAGAGCAGGGCCTTTCATAAGGAAATCGTTTGGACAACGTCCTCCTTTATTCTTCCGAGATGCGTCAAAAACAACCCGGATCTTTGATCGCACCACCGCATGATGCGGAAAATACCACGCCTTCGAGttgttaatttcattaaacGAGACGCGTTCCATGTGACCAAGATCCTCATAAACGCTCATAAACTTCCGATAAGCGATTGCTAAGTCAGGATCACGATCAAAACGTCGATGAATTGAAGCTAAACATTTCAAAGCCATAAATCGAGTCTCGACTCCGACTTCTGGAGGATCTGAATTGAAAGGCAGACGTACAACATAACGTCCATTGGTATCTCGAAAGTGTGTATCCCTAAACAATCTTTCGCAAGCATCATCTTTAGAATCAAGAGTCGCAATTATTGGTGGTAACTCTTCGAGGATCCAAAAACGTTGTAACGATATATCTAAGTCGTCTTCCCAAACACTGTGATACGCCTGAAGATGCTCAGAAGTTTCCGCCCGCCGTGAAATATCCGCGGACACTGTACCGGAAATTATCCAGCCTAACGCTGTATCTTGGGCAACTAAAGATGAATCAGAAAATCTTTTCAACCCTGACTTCAATAGCTGTCCGTAAACATCTGCGCCTAAAATAATATCTACAGAATCAGGAACATAGAACAATGGATCTGCCAAAGATAAATCAGCAAACATTCCAATATCGATCTCCATTAACCTACGTGTTGGAAGCTGCGACGTTAATTTTGACAAAACAAAGGCATTGACTTCAAACTTAGTTGACGGATCGACAACAGACTGAAATATTAGCTGCGTTGCAGCCTTAGCTGTTCCTGCTGAACTGGCTCCGAGCCCGGCCAACGACATATTGACGCGACGTTTCTCTAATCCTAAAAGATTCGTGATAAAACTGGAAACAAACGAAGCCTCCGAACCTTGATCAAGCAAAGCTCGAACACGTGTCCGTGAACCTTGTGGCCCTATCAGCATTATCTGAGCAGTCGCTAATAAAACTGAACGCTTACGAGATATCACATTCGCAGTATGCACATGTACACTCGAGACCTTTGCTGAAACTCCAGTCTTAGACTCGTCCGAATTGCTTGATTTCGATTCCGGAATTGAATTCTTAGTAAAGCTGGTGAAAACTTTGTCAGAATGGAGCAAAGAATGATGCCTTCCCTTACAGCTCGAACATCTAGTAGAAAAAGAGCAATTAGCAACTCTATGAGCACCGAGACAATTAAAACAAAGCCGCAAGCGAAGTACTTCAGCGCGACGTTCAGAAACATTCTTtgctttgaatttattgcacttAAAAATGCGATGGGGACCAGAAcatatcacacatttaaattTACCGTCTGTTGAAAACGACGTAGACGCATGAAATACCTTTCGAGATCCTGATATTGGTTTAGATAAAATTGCTTTCTTGACATTATCACCCTGTTCAGAAGTGAGCATACAGAGTGTCTGTGCACGATTCTCTAAAAACTCAGTTAAATCGGAAAACCTTGGAAATCTACCGAGAGCATCCTCCTCGGTCGAGTTCCCATCATAATTTAAAATTACCTGACGATCCTTCTTACTTAACTCTGTTTCCCAAGCCTTTCGCGAATCGGGATCCAGACGTGAAGCTACTATATACACTAACCAAACATCCCAATGATCAACTggcattttcaaattcgataaCGCACGCACAATACGCTGAGATTCGTCCGCAAGCAAACGCATTTCACCCGCAGACTCCCTTTTCATATGAGAAAGATTCATTAACGCTCGCAAATGACTGTAAACTATTAATCTAGGATTATGAAAACGCGCCTTCAAAGCCCGCCAAGTCGTCGCATAATTCGCGTTGGTAGTGGTAACATCCTTCACAAGATCCGCGGCAGAATCTTTCAAACAACTTTTAAGATATTGCAATTTCGTGGCGTCAGATAAACGCGGCGCATTATGAACTAGGGTAGTAAACAGATCGCAAAAATTCTCCCAATCCTCGTAACGACCCGCAAATGTCggtaaatctaattttggtaacTTCGCGGGGCGTGTATCATCATTGATTACAGAAGCGGTATTTGAAGTTCCGGTATTACTTGAACTGCTGTCTAATTCTGACCTTGTGGTGAGAAGAAAATCAAGCGCGTCCTCGTATGTTGCTTGTAGACGAGCAAACACATTTTCCGTGATGTAGACATCGTTCAGGGCATCCTCTCGGACGACAATTTCTTCATGTGTGGCACGCGCCTTGCTCCAAATCTCAGTCAGTGAATTGACTCGTGATGAAATAATGTTTGAATTCAAACTATCGCGAGATCTCTCTCGCAATCGACTACTGGTCAATTCAATTTCCGCTGAGCGAGAATTCTGTAGCGCAATGAGCTTTCGTAACGACGTAGGAGCCATTGCAAAAGAAAACTTTGTTGTCAAATGCAACCAAAACTCTTATCTTCTCTTAACACGACTAAGCAAAAAATAAACTCGACCAAAGAAATTCGTATCGTCAATGATATTTGAACAAAACACGAAAACTGAAAACAAATCgccgatcgaaaaaaaaaagaaatgtcacTTGAATATGCATCGCAACGTGAACATTG includes:
- the LOC143363881 gene encoding uncharacterized protein LOC143363881, translating into MAPTSLRKLIALQNSRSAEIELTSSRLRERSRDSLNSNIISSRVNSLTEIWSKARATHEEIVVREDALNDVYITENVFARLQATYEDALDFLLTTRSELDSSSSNTGTSNTASVINDDTRPAKLPKLDLPTFAGRYEDWENFCDLFTTLVHNAPRLSDATKLQYLKSCLKDSAADLVKDVTTTNANYATTWRALKARFHNPRLIVYSHLRALMNLSHMKRESAGEMRLLADESQRIVRALSNLKMPVDHWDVWLVYIVASRLDPDSRKAWETELSKKDRQVILNYDGNSTEEDALGRFPRFSDLTEFLENRAQTLCMLTSEQGDNVKKAILSKPISGSRKVFHASTSFSTDGKFKCVICSGPHRIFKCNKFKAKNVSERRAEVLRLRLCFNCLGAHRVANCSFSTRCSSCKGRHHSLLHSDKVFTSFTKNSIPESKSSNSDESKTGVSAKVSSVHVHTANVISRKRSVLLATAQIMLIGPQGSRTRVRALLDQGSEASFVSSFITNLLGLEKRRVNMSLAGLGASSAGTAKAATQLIFQSVVDPSTKFEVNAFVLSKLTSQLPTRRLMEIDIGMFADLSLADPLFYVPDSVDIILGADVYGQLLKSGLKRFSDSSLVAQDTALGWIISGTVSADISRRAETSEHLQAYHSVWEDDLDISLQRFWILEELPPIIATLDSKDDACERLFRDTHFRDTNGRYVVRLPFNSDPPEVGVETRFMALKCLASIHRRFDRDPDLAIAYRKFMSVYEDLGHMERVSFNEINNSKAWYFPHHAVVRSKIRVVFDASRKNKGGRCPNDFLMKGPALQRDLCLILLNWRRYHFVFTTDVVKMFRQIYVASEQRDFQRIVWSPSHSDPPVDYRLTTVTYGTACAPYHAIRTLQQVAIDEGARFPLGAACLNSNTYVDDIFAGADDLSDALKTRQELVDMLRTAGIELDKWAANHNDLLPTKSSQYENIDQKSIADDELVKALGIRWNPTSDEFSFVAVNFEELVKAMTKRTVLSNIARLFDPLGWLAPITVTAKILMQDLWIVKCDWDETLPIDLRERWLQYCSSLSELSKLTINRWLGASLNSHAQIHGFSDASSRAFAAVVYIRMIDDNNRVHVSLLTAKCKVSPVKTVSIPNLELCGAVLLVKLLRYVKGLEFLQGFPMFAWTDSQIVLTWLRKHPCSWKTFVANRVSYIQTELPNVIWAHVPTRENPADLATRGCKPSNLINCNLWWNGPDWLVKTDEHWPKMASSPQVLHVDQIVSEPELFCRFSSFSLLIRVVAYCLRPFNVLKRRKSSLTPLPVYLTAIELNEARNVVFRLAQNHAFASEIELLSHGKPLPKRNGLCSLNPMYDETDRLLRVGGRLGNSSLPHEKKHPLILPRDSTLSRLLVRYAHRKCFHGGPTLTSNIVMQYAWILGRNRLVKTAIRNCIVCQRNKPRLAHQMMGNLPVSRVTPARPFSTSGLDYAGPFQIKSSKGRGHKSYKGYIVLVICFASRAIHLEAVSDLTTKIFLAAYKRFASRRGICTNLFSDNATTFQAADKELRSMFKSGSEFYKSVAASLANDGTSWTFIPANSPHYGGLWEAGVRSVKYHLKRVLGDRILTFEEFSTVLAEIELCLNSRPICPLNSDIDDLRVLTPAHFLIGEIPGLIPDKDYSNVPENCLERFHLLQAIRNDFWKRWSSEYIQHLQERSKWRGQTKNFAIGQLVLLRDDRYPPSKWPLGRVIEVHPGSDGLVRVVTVKTATSNLRRHIARLCPLFIQHSSEKSNESTCGDKDS